In Deinococcus psychrotolerans, a genomic segment contains:
- the trmFO gene encoding methylenetetrahydrofolate--tRNA-(uracil(54)-C(5))-methyltransferase (FADH(2)-oxidizing) TrmFO, which yields MTLPTPSITVVGAGLAGSEAALAAAKLGMQVHLYEMRPVKMTPAHRSGNFAELVCSNSLGGQGDLQAKGLLQSEMRAVGSAILESADASRLPAGGALAVEREGFSERITGAVRNHPLITVHGEEVTELPTGPCVIATGPLTAEALSGELARLTGDEQLAFYDAAAPVIAFESINMDIVFRAGRYEQSADYLNCPMNQEQYDAFYTALEQARTHTPHDWEKLEFFEGCMPIEEIARRGKDTPRYGPMKPRGLTDPRTGRWPYAAAQLRQEDQEGRMWSLVGFQTGLKWGDQKTVVQLIPGLENAEIIRYGVMHRNTYLNAPKVLEASLELKMRPQTFVAGVLAGTEGYLESAATGWLAGTNAARAALGLSSIVPPQESMLGGLTRYLASANPKNYQPMNVNWALVPELPVPEGRKKWGKREKRPVLYRRGLSAFMDWAQGEGLEVTLPPAPEEEPAEAVLR from the coding sequence ATGACTCTTCCCACCCCATCCATCACCGTCGTCGGCGCGGGCCTGGCCGGTTCTGAAGCGGCCCTCGCCGCCGCCAAGCTCGGCATGCAAGTCCACCTCTACGAAATGCGGCCCGTCAAAATGACCCCAGCGCACCGCAGCGGCAACTTTGCCGAATTGGTGTGCAGCAACTCGCTGGGCGGGCAGGGCGACTTGCAGGCCAAGGGCCTTCTCCAAAGCGAAATGCGGGCGGTGGGCAGCGCCATTCTGGAGAGCGCCGACGCCTCACGGCTGCCCGCAGGCGGAGCGCTGGCCGTCGAGCGCGAAGGCTTTTCCGAGCGGATTACCGGCGCGGTGCGAAACCACCCGCTGATTACTGTTCACGGCGAGGAAGTCACCGAGTTGCCGACTGGCCCCTGCGTGATCGCCACCGGCCCCCTGACCGCCGAAGCGCTGTCCGGTGAGTTGGCGCGGCTGACCGGCGACGAGCAACTGGCCTTTTACGACGCCGCCGCGCCGGTAATCGCCTTTGAGAGCATCAACATGGACATTGTGTTCCGGGCTGGACGCTATGAGCAGAGCGCCGATTACCTCAACTGCCCAATGAACCAAGAGCAGTACGACGCCTTTTACACGGCGCTGGAGCAGGCCCGGACGCATACCCCGCACGACTGGGAAAAGCTGGAATTTTTCGAGGGCTGCATGCCGATCGAAGAAATCGCGCGGCGCGGCAAAGACACGCCCCGTTACGGCCCCATGAAGCCGCGCGGCCTGACCGACCCGCGCACCGGGCGCTGGCCTTACGCGGCGGCCCAACTGCGCCAGGAAGATCAGGAAGGCCGGATGTGGTCCTTGGTCGGCTTTCAGACCGGACTCAAATGGGGCGACCAGAAGACGGTAGTGCAACTGATTCCGGGCTTGGAAAACGCCGAAATCATCCGCTACGGCGTGATGCACCGTAACACCTACCTCAACGCGCCCAAAGTGCTGGAAGCGTCCTTGGAACTCAAAATGCGCCCACAGACCTTCGTGGCAGGCGTGCTGGCCGGAACCGAAGGCTACCTTGAGTCAGCGGCGACCGGCTGGCTGGCCGGAACCAACGCCGCCCGCGCCGCGCTGGGCCTGAGCTCAATCGTGCCGCCGCAAGAAAGCATGCTCGGCGGCCTGACCCGCTACCTCGCCAGCGCCAATCCCAAGAACTACCAGCCGATGAACGTCAATTGGGCGCTGGTGCCGGAGCTCCCCGTTCCCGAAGGCCGCAAGAAGTGGGGCAAGCGAGAAAAGCGTCCGGTGCTGTACCGGCGCGGGCTGAGCGCCTTCATGGACTGGGCGCAGGGCGAGGGGTTGGAAGTCACCCTGCCGCCCGCGCCAGAAGAGGAGCCAGCCGAGGCGGTCTTGCGCTGA
- a CDS encoding class I SAM-dependent methyltransferase — MTQPSDEALRAAQTYERYMVPHKFAPWATALLDFAGLREGERVLDVACGTGIVARQAAMRVGESGAISALDLNPAMLAVARETAAPDASVIDWQHGSAQSLPFADASFTAVLCQQGLQFFPDPVGALREMRRVLEPGGRVALAVHQAIEHNPLFFRLNQAGRVRMGVDVFASPFALGGAATLEHLLMAAGFVDVEVEAQTRTVRYPEPQHFFAFTLQGAAAATPNLAAMTEEQRQHLGEQLQDDLSDWIAAHSENGELVDEAAVHLIRGRRQE; from the coding sequence ATGACCCAGCCCAGCGACGAAGCCCTCCGCGCCGCCCAAACGTATGAGCGCTACATGGTGCCGCATAAGTTCGCGCCCTGGGCGACGGCGCTGCTGGACTTTGCTGGATTGCGAGAAGGCGAACGGGTGCTGGACGTGGCCTGCGGCACGGGTATTGTGGCGCGGCAAGCAGCCATGCGCGTGGGGGAAAGTGGGGCCATCAGCGCCCTCGACCTGAATCCGGCGATGCTGGCGGTGGCCCGCGAGACTGCCGCGCCGGACGCCTCCGTCATCGATTGGCAACACGGCAGCGCCCAGAGCTTGCCGTTTGCAGACGCCTCCTTCACGGCGGTGCTGTGTCAGCAGGGCTTGCAATTCTTCCCTGATCCGGTGGGAGCGCTCCGCGAAATGCGCCGGGTGCTGGAACCGGGCGGACGGGTGGCACTCGCGGTTCATCAAGCGATTGAACACAACCCGCTGTTCTTCCGGCTCAATCAGGCGGGGCGAGTACGGATGGGCGTGGACGTTTTCGCGTCTCCTTTTGCGCTGGGCGGGGCGGCCACGCTGGAGCACCTCCTGATGGCGGCGGGCTTTGTGGACGTGGAAGTCGAAGCACAGACGCGCACAGTTCGTTATCCTGAACCGCAACACTTTTTCGCCTTCACCTTGCAGGGCGCGGCGGCGGCAACGCCCAATCTGGCAGCCATGACCGAGGAGCAGCGTCAGCATCTCGGCGAGCAGCTTCAGGATGACCTCAGCGACTGGATAGCCGCCCACAGCGAAAACGGCGAACTGGTAGACGAAGCGGCGGTGCATCTCATTCGGGGCCGCAGACAGGAGTAG
- a CDS encoding Cof-type HAD-IIB family hydrolase translates to MTIRLIATDLDGTLLRSDLSVSERTRRALNRARAAGIHTVPVTARQPHGVKMIAEQAGFNEYALCGNGAHGVHLGTGERLFEAHVTQAAQRALAEALSAQLPDVLFVSVRDGGTTFVAQQGYAEIAHFEDHKRDPSTMGSAELAEVLALPSLKFIVRHATLTPRELLAQVQALNLSGFAATHSGAPFLEILAEGVSKAWGLARLCDRLGIDASEVLAFGDALNDAEMLSWAGRGVAMANAEEEALAAADEVTLSNDQDGLAAVLERLLA, encoded by the coding sequence ATGACCATTCGCTTAATCGCCACCGACCTTGACGGCACCCTGCTGAGAAGCGACTTGAGCGTGAGTGAGCGCACCCGCAGAGCGCTGAACCGGGCAAGGGCGGCGGGCATTCACACGGTTCCGGTGACGGCCAGACAACCGCACGGGGTCAAAATGATTGCCGAGCAAGCTGGCTTTAACGAATACGCCCTGTGCGGCAACGGCGCTCACGGCGTTCACCTCGGCACCGGCGAGAGGTTGTTTGAGGCGCATGTCACTCAAGCCGCCCAACGCGCCCTCGCTGAAGCGCTCAGCGCACAGCTGCCGGACGTGCTGTTTGTCAGCGTGCGCGACGGTGGAACGACCTTCGTAGCTCAGCAAGGCTACGCTGAAATCGCCCACTTTGAAGACCACAAACGCGATCCGAGCACGATGGGCAGCGCTGAGCTGGCGGAGGTGCTGGCGCTGCCCAGTCTCAAATTCATCGTGCGCCACGCCACCTTGACGCCGCGCGAGCTGCTGGCACAGGTGCAGGCGCTCAATCTGAGCGGCTTTGCGGCGACCCACAGCGGCGCACCCTTTTTGGAAATCTTGGCCGAGGGGGTCAGCAAAGCGTGGGGCCTGGCGCGGCTGTGTGATCGGCTGGGCATAGACGCCTCGGAAGTGCTGGCTTTCGGTGACGCGCTCAACGACGCCGAAATGCTGAGCTGGGCAGGCAGGGGCGTGGCGATGGCCAACGCCGAGGAAGAAGCGCTGGCCGCCGCAGACGAAGTGACGCTCAGCAATGATCAGGACGGTTTGGCCGCCGTATTGGAGCGCTTACTGGCCTGA
- a CDS encoding helix-turn-helix domain-containing protein: MNGQMQIGLASLLKRHNITQKQLAQAARMRPATLNALYNARVERVEMSTLVDLVIGLRQLGVKADVGDILQVVDVPDPADQAARDRALKLLGGEPWGLKPAGLSEPVPVSGPPIEDLLPEFLGPSL; the protein is encoded by the coding sequence ATGAATGGACAGATGCAGATTGGTTTGGCGAGCCTCCTCAAGCGGCATAACATCACCCAAAAGCAACTGGCGCAGGCGGCCAGGATGCGTCCTGCGACACTGAACGCTCTTTATAACGCCCGTGTGGAGCGGGTAGAGATGAGTACACTGGTCGATCTGGTTATCGGTCTCAGGCAACTGGGCGTCAAGGCCGATGTGGGCGACATTCTCCAGGTGGTTGATGTGCCTGACCCTGCCGATCAAGCGGCCCGTGACCGTGCCCTGAAGCTGCTCGGCGGCGAACCCTGGGGCCTCAAGCCAGCAGGGTTGTCTGAGCCAGTCCCTGTCAGCGGCCCCCCTATTGAAGACCTCTTGCCGGAATTTCTGGGGCCAAGTCTTTGA
- a CDS encoding type II toxin-antitoxin system VapC family toxin: MLYLDTSALLRLYTQEPQYQTVVSAKAQSSGVVCHAITYVEAVAALTGRRRRKLLTSASYQTALAAFEADWATFRHVAADELLLHDAAHLTTLHSLRAYDAVHLAAAQAIAPLGLHFMTFDLNLRVIAQQVIPGMVWQP, encoded by the coding sequence TTGCTGTATCTGGATACTTCAGCTTTGCTTCGCCTCTATACCCAGGAACCGCAGTATCAGACGGTGGTCAGTGCCAAAGCGCAGTCCAGCGGCGTGGTCTGCCACGCCATCACCTATGTCGAAGCTGTCGCTGCTCTGACCGGACGCAGGCGACGTAAGTTGCTCACAAGCGCGTCTTACCAGACTGCTCTGGCTGCCTTTGAAGCCGACTGGGCTACATTCCGGCATGTGGCTGCCGATGAACTGCTTCTTCACGACGCTGCCCATCTGACCACACTCCATTCTTTGAGGGCTTACGACGCCGTACATCTCGCCGCCGCGCAGGCTATTGCGCCGTTGGGCTTGCACTTCATGACTTTTGATCTGAACTTGCGGGTCATAGCGCAGCAGGTGATTCCGGGGATGGTCTGGCAGCCGTGA
- a CDS encoding CopG family ribbon-helix-helix protein has translation MTYETAQRVTVSLPSNLATYLDEYQKSHKLSSRSEAVAQAIEALREKQLAEEYAEYARSGEFVDLENGDGLDSGEDDRLWK, from the coding sequence ATGACATACGAAACTGCACAACGGGTCACTGTCAGTTTGCCGTCCAACCTTGCCACTTATCTTGACGAGTACCAGAAAAGCCATAAGCTCAGCAGCCGGAGTGAGGCGGTGGCACAGGCCATTGAGGCTCTGCGAGAAAAGCAACTGGCCGAGGAATACGCCGAATACGCCCGTTCCGGCGAGTTTGTTGACCTTGAAAATGGGGATGGACTGGACTCCGGTGAGGATGACAGGCTGTGGAAGTAG
- a CDS encoding type II toxin-antitoxin system PemK/MazF family toxin, which translates to MEVGLIRRGDIFLVDFSPARNNEANFTRPAVVVTNNAANAQNVVITVVPLTSNVERVYAFQLLLPNERTDLNEDSKAQVEQLRSVALSRVLRRLGHVPEDLMTQLSERVRLHLAL; encoded by the coding sequence GTGGAAGTAGGACTCATTCGGCGCGGTGATATTTTCCTGGTGGACTTTTCGCCTGCCCGGAATAACGAGGCCAACTTCACCCGCCCTGCCGTCGTCGTGACCAACAATGCCGCCAACGCTCAGAACGTCGTCATTACGGTGGTGCCGCTGACCAGTAACGTGGAGCGGGTCTACGCCTTTCAATTGCTACTCCCCAACGAGCGCACCGATCTCAATGAGGACAGCAAAGCACAGGTCGAGCAACTTCGCAGCGTGGCCCTGAGCCGGGTGCTGCGCCGCCTCGGACACGTTCCCGAAGACCTGATGACGCAACTCAGCGAACGGGTGCGACTGCATCTGGCTCTCTAG
- a CDS encoding SHOCT domain-containing protein: MNDIEIKGVNGQICISGNKVIIKRRGGMALFTHGFKGDKEFLLTQITSVEFRKADLFMKGHIRIIASGVDEGQAALLYGNASENAVIFGLEHKKEFDKFREEFGKRLDEARQRSAHPVSLSVADELQKLHTLKTSGVISEGDFERAKARLL; this comes from the coding sequence ATGAATGATATAGAAATTAAGGGTGTGAACGGACAAATTTGTATCTCTGGAAATAAGGTGATCATCAAAAGGCGCGGAGGTATGGCTCTTTTTACACATGGGTTCAAAGGTGATAAGGAATTTCTGCTCACTCAGATTACATCTGTCGAGTTTAGGAAGGCCGATCTATTTATGAAAGGACACATTAGAATTATAGCTAGCGGCGTAGATGAAGGGCAAGCAGCGCTTTTATATGGAAATGCGAGTGAAAATGCTGTGATTTTCGGCTTGGAGCATAAGAAAGAATTTGACAAATTTAGAGAGGAATTTGGTAAGCGGCTTGATGAGGCAAGACAGCGATCTGCACACCCAGTATCCCTATCTGTCGCTGACGAACTTCAGAAGCTACATACACTGAAGACTTCGGGAGTTATCTCTGAAGGGGATTTTGAGCGTGCGAAAGCAAGACTTTTGTAA
- the carB gene encoding carbamoyl-phosphate synthase large subunit, whose amino-acid sequence MPKRTDLQTILILGSGPIQIGQAAEFDYSGTQALKALKKEGYRVVLVNSNPATIMTDPDLSDATYLEPLTPEFVEKVIAKERPDALLPTLGGQTALNLAMELHERGTLEKYGVELIGAGVEAIKKGEDRELFQAAMKKIGIETAKGKMVHSMEEATEYQKELGLPVVIRPSFTLGGTGGGIAHTYEEFLDITEGGLRDSPVTSVLLEESILGWKEYELEVMRDTADTVIIITGIENFDPMGVHTGDSITVAPAQTLSDVEYQRLRDMSLAIIREIGVATGGSNIQFSVNPDNGRVIVIEMNPRVSRSSALASKATGFPIAKIAALLAVGYHLDELPNDITRVTPASFEPSIDYVVTKIPRFAFEKFPGTSDHLGTQMRSVGEVMALGRTFKESLQKALRSTESDVRGLYAEMDEAQLRDLLYPNPRRLEAVIELLRRDLSVDQLFDLTRIDRWFLGQLHEIVAAEREILELGPIAEWKYEYWREVKRLGFSDARIGEIVGLTELETRAIRKKANALPVYKTVDTCAAEFEAHTPYHYSTYEWEDEVRQTDKPKVVILGSGPNRIGQGVEFDYATVHAVWALQEAGYETIMINSNPETVSTDYDTADRLYFEPLTFEDVMNIVEHEKPVGVIVQLGGQTPLKLAGKLEAAGAPIIGTSPATINEAEDRASFNALCERLGIAQPRGLVAETPGEAQELAAKLGFPLMARPSYVLGGRAMRIVGGAEELQTYLDEVYAAVEGQPSILLDQYLSGALELDVDCLCDGQTAVVAGIMEHIEAAGVHSGDSACITPPISLSAELTQTVKDTTERLALALGVRGLMNVQYAVKDGIAYILEANPRASRTVPYVSKATGHPLAKYAARIAVGQTLAEIGLTETPKPSMYSVKEVHLPFLKFKGVLPILGPEMKSTGESMGIDADPYLAFYRAALGAKSNLPLSGVALLLGEGLDEVAGVLEGAGLSVLREQDGTVLFEEALPDLLIDVTGSQLLRTALERGVPIVSTKEGAEWTAKAIQAAQGAELGVRSLQEWLSARK is encoded by the coding sequence ATGCCTAAGCGAACTGACCTTCAAACGATTCTGATCCTCGGCAGCGGCCCTATTCAAATTGGGCAGGCTGCCGAGTTTGATTATTCCGGCACTCAGGCCCTCAAAGCGCTCAAGAAAGAGGGCTACCGCGTGGTGCTGGTCAACAGTAATCCGGCGACCATCATGACCGACCCCGATCTGTCGGATGCCACTTACCTGGAGCCACTGACGCCCGAATTCGTGGAAAAAGTGATCGCCAAGGAGCGCCCAGACGCCCTGCTGCCCACCCTCGGCGGCCAGACGGCGCTGAACCTCGCCATGGAGCTGCATGAGCGCGGCACGCTGGAGAAGTACGGCGTGGAGCTGATCGGCGCGGGTGTGGAGGCCATCAAGAAGGGCGAGGACCGCGAGCTGTTTCAGGCGGCCATGAAGAAAATCGGCATCGAAACCGCCAAGGGCAAGATGGTTCACAGCATGGAAGAGGCCACCGAGTACCAGAAGGAACTCGGCCTGCCGGTGGTCATCCGCCCCAGCTTCACGCTCGGCGGCACAGGCGGCGGCATCGCCCACACCTACGAGGAATTCTTAGACATCACCGAGGGTGGTTTGCGCGACTCGCCCGTGACGAGTGTGCTGCTGGAAGAAAGCATTCTCGGCTGGAAGGAATACGAGCTGGAAGTCATGCGCGACACAGCCGACACGGTGATTATCATCACGGGCATCGAGAACTTCGACCCGATGGGCGTGCATACCGGCGACTCGATCACGGTGGCCCCGGCCCAGACGCTCAGCGACGTGGAATACCAGCGGCTGCGCGACATGTCGCTAGCGATCATCCGCGAGATCGGCGTGGCGACGGGCGGCAGCAACATCCAGTTCTCGGTCAATCCCGACAACGGGCGCGTGATCGTCATCGAGATGAACCCGCGTGTGTCGCGCTCCTCGGCACTGGCGAGCAAGGCCACCGGCTTCCCGATTGCTAAAATTGCCGCGCTGCTGGCGGTGGGTTACCACCTGGATGAATTGCCCAACGACATCACCCGCGTGACGCCCGCGTCGTTCGAGCCGAGTATCGACTATGTGGTGACGAAGATTCCGCGCTTCGCCTTCGAGAAGTTCCCCGGCACGTCCGACCATCTGGGCACCCAGATGCGCTCGGTGGGCGAAGTGATGGCGCTGGGCCGCACCTTCAAGGAGAGCTTGCAGAAGGCGCTCCGAAGCACCGAGAGCGACGTGCGCGGTTTGTATGCCGAGATGGACGAGGCACAGCTGCGCGACCTGCTGTACCCCAACCCGCGCCGCCTGGAAGCCGTGATCGAGCTGCTGCGACGCGACCTCAGCGTAGACCAGTTGTTCGACCTGACCCGGATTGACCGCTGGTTCTTGGGGCAGCTTCACGAGATCGTGGCCGCCGAGCGCGAGATTCTGGAACTCGGCCCGATTGCCGAGTGGAAGTACGAGTACTGGCGCGAGGTCAAGCGGCTGGGGTTCAGCGACGCCCGCATCGGCGAGATCGTGGGCCTGACCGAGCTGGAAACCCGCGCCATTCGCAAAAAGGCCAACGCGCTGCCGGTCTACAAGACGGTGGACACCTGCGCCGCCGAGTTCGAGGCGCACACGCCGTATCACTACTCGACCTACGAGTGGGAAGACGAGGTGCGCCAGACCGACAAGCCCAAAGTGGTCATTCTGGGCAGCGGTCCCAACCGGATCGGGCAGGGTGTGGAGTTCGACTACGCCACCGTGCACGCGGTGTGGGCCTTGCAGGAAGCCGGATACGAGACCATCATGATCAATTCCAACCCCGAGACGGTCAGCACCGATTACGACACCGCCGATCGGCTGTACTTCGAGCCGCTGACCTTTGAAGACGTGATGAACATCGTGGAGCACGAGAAGCCGGTGGGCGTGATCGTGCAGCTCGGCGGGCAGACGCCGCTGAAACTGGCGGGCAAGCTGGAAGCCGCTGGAGCGCCGATCATCGGCACCAGCCCGGCCACTATCAACGAGGCCGAGGACCGGGCCAGCTTCAACGCGCTGTGTGAGCGGCTGGGCATCGCGCAGCCACGCGGCCTGGTGGCCGAGACGCCCGGCGAGGCGCAGGAACTGGCCGCCAAGCTCGGCTTTCCGCTGATGGCGCGGCCCAGTTATGTGCTGGGCGGGCGGGCCATGCGGATCGTGGGCGGCGCTGAGGAGTTGCAGACCTACTTAGACGAGGTCTACGCCGCCGTGGAAGGGCAGCCGAGCATTTTGCTCGATCAGTACCTCTCGGGGGCGCTGGAGCTGGATGTGGACTGCCTGTGCGACGGGCAGACGGCGGTGGTGGCGGGCATCATGGAGCACATCGAGGCGGCGGGCGTGCACAGCGGCGACTCGGCCTGCATCACGCCGCCGATCAGCCTCAGCGCCGAGCTGACGCAGACGGTCAAGGACACCACCGAGCGGCTGGCGCTGGCGTTGGGCGTGCGTGGGCTGATGAATGTGCAGTACGCCGTCAAGGACGGGATTGCCTACATCTTGGAAGCCAATCCCCGTGCCTCGCGCACCGTGCCGTATGTGAGCAAGGCCACCGGGCATCCGCTGGCGAAGTACGCGGCCCGCATCGCGGTGGGGCAGACGCTCGCGGAGATCGGGCTGACCGAGACGCCCAAGCCCAGCATGTACAGCGTCAAGGAAGTGCATCTGCCATTCCTGAAATTCAAGGGGGTGCTGCCGATTCTGGGGCCGGAGATGAAAAGCACTGGCGAGAGCATGGGCATTGACGCCGACCCGTATCTGGCCTTCTACCGCGCCGCGCTGGGGGCCAAGAGCAATCTGCCGCTGTCGGGCGTGGCGCTGCTGCTGGGCGAGGGGTTAGATGAAGTGGCGGGCGTGCTGGAAGGCGCGGGCCTGAGCGTCCTTCGGGAGCAGGACGGCACGGTGTTGTTTGAAGAGGCGTTGCCTGATTTGCTGATTGACGTGACCGGGAGCCAGTTGCTCCGCACGGCCCTGGAGCGCGGCGTGCCGATTGTGAGCACGAAGGAAGGGGCCGAGTGGACGGCGAAGGCGATACAGGCGGCGCAGGGGGCGGAGTTGGGGGTTCGGAGCTTGCAGGAGTGGTTGAGCGCCCGAAAATAA
- a CDS encoding DsbA family oxidoreductase produces MTQLLSPPAAQRLQVDIWSDIACPWCYIGKRRFEQALEQFEGKDNVEIVWHSFELDPSAPQSKPSGPNAMRDGLASKYGRSAAEAQGMLDSMTQTAAEVGLEYHFDQAQPANTFLSHQLIHFAAEHGLQDAMKERLLLAYFSEGQHLGQLDTLVKLGAEVGLNADEVRTVLEQQTYAEAVRSDEAQAQAYGISGVPFFVLGNKYGVSGAQAPGTILSALKQVWNEQAPLQLIGAADAEGCEDGSCAVPQR; encoded by the coding sequence ATGACTCAACTTCTCTCCCCGCCCGCCGCCCAACGCCTGCAAGTAGACATCTGGTCGGACATCGCCTGCCCGTGGTGCTACATCGGCAAGCGGCGCTTTGAACAGGCGCTTGAGCAGTTTGAAGGCAAAGACAACGTAGAAATCGTCTGGCACAGCTTCGAGCTTGACCCCTCCGCGCCCCAGAGCAAGCCGAGTGGCCCCAACGCCATGCGCGACGGCCTCGCCAGCAAGTACGGACGCAGCGCTGCCGAAGCCCAGGGAATGCTGGACAGCATGACCCAGACTGCCGCCGAAGTCGGACTGGAGTACCACTTCGATCAGGCCCAGCCCGCCAACACCTTCTTGTCACACCAGCTCATTCACTTTGCCGCCGAACACGGTTTGCAAGACGCCATGAAAGAGCGGCTGCTCCTCGCCTACTTCAGCGAGGGCCAGCATCTGGGCCAACTCGACACGCTGGTGAAACTGGGTGCTGAAGTCGGCCTGAACGCTGATGAAGTTCGCACCGTGCTGGAGCAGCAAACCTACGCCGAAGCGGTAAGAAGCGACGAAGCACAGGCCCAGGCCTACGGCATCAGCGGCGTGCCCTTCTTTGTGCTGGGCAACAAGTACGGCGTCAGCGGAGCGCAGGCCCCGGGGACGATCTTGAGTGCGCTCAAGCAGGTCTGGAACGAGCAAGCGCCGCTGCAACTGATCGGTGCGGCAGACGCGGAAGGCTGCGAAGACGGCTCATGCGCGGTGCCGCAGCGCTGA
- a CDS encoding PadR family transcriptional regulator, translated as MNNKQQLRMLILAVLERQPEHGYAIAQAIKGRSEGLLSAKEGTLYPALHALEAEQLVESSETEVGGRIRREYRLTERGRKELTRAQGDWQRQIRAVSAVMGGEG; from the coding sequence ATGAACAACAAGCAGCAACTTCGGATGCTTATTTTGGCGGTGCTGGAGCGGCAGCCTGAACACGGCTACGCCATCGCGCAGGCCATCAAGGGACGCAGCGAGGGACTGCTGAGTGCCAAGGAAGGCACGCTTTATCCGGCGCTGCACGCTCTGGAAGCTGAGCAGTTGGTCGAAAGCAGCGAAACGGAAGTCGGCGGGCGCATTCGCCGTGAGTACCGCCTGACCGAGCGGGGCCGCAAGGAGCTCACCCGGGCGCAGGGCGATTGGCAGCGCCAGATTCGGGCCGTGAGCGCGGTGATGGGCGGCGAAGGGTGA
- a CDS encoding diacylglycerol/lipid kinase family protein yields MPISPLPPSPFPFRSLAVVLNPQAGRGLALREWPRLEAALNAHTLPWSWLSAASAEDALSRVQALPPGTAVLAVGGDGTVNRLLPALVGTGRMLGLVPLGTGNDFAGMLGLKPGNFDSALSRLSRPPRAADVLRCTYSGAGQTERQEWLMNGLGMGFDAQVAALLLKAPAQLPGLGRYLWAALSAVRQLKTETVEVLLGGQTLYAGPSCLVAVMNGTRYGGGFMISPTSDAFDGQLNVVLGTQLSRPRLLALMLKVLRASHMSDPRVRSGSGQSVTVRWQSGVVSHLDGELIGTQRQISVELVAGAVQLLSAPV; encoded by the coding sequence GTGCCCATTTCACCTTTACCGCCTTCACCTTTCCCCTTCCGTTCGCTGGCTGTCGTTCTCAATCCGCAGGCGGGGCGCGGGCTGGCGCTGCGAGAGTGGCCCCGATTGGAAGCGGCCCTGAATGCTCATACTCTGCCGTGGAGCTGGCTGAGCGCCGCCAGTGCCGAGGACGCCCTGAGCCGCGTGCAGGCTTTGCCGCCCGGCACAGCGGTGCTGGCAGTGGGCGGTGACGGCACGGTGAACCGCTTGCTGCCCGCGCTGGTGGGCACCGGGCGAATGCTGGGCCTGGTGCCGCTGGGCACCGGCAACGACTTCGCGGGAATGCTGGGCCTCAAGCCCGGCAACTTTGACAGCGCCCTGAGCCGCCTGAGCCGCCCGCCCCGCGCCGCCGACGTGCTGCGCTGCACATACAGCGGCGCAGGGCAAACCGAACGCCAAGAATGGTTGATGAACGGACTGGGCATGGGTTTTGACGCTCAGGTGGCGGCGCTGCTGCTCAAAGCTCCGGCGCAGCTTCCCGGCTTGGGGCGCTACTTGTGGGCGGCACTGAGCGCAGTGCGGCAGCTCAAAACCGAAACGGTGGAGGTGCTGCTCGGCGGCCAGACCCTCTACGCTGGCCCGTCGTGCTTGGTGGCGGTGATGAATGGCACGCGCTACGGCGGCGGCTTTATGATTTCGCCGACTTCCGACGCCTTCGATGGGCAGCTCAACGTGGTACTGGGGACTCAACTCAGCCGGCCCCGTTTGCTGGCCCTGATGCTCAAAGTGCTGCGGGCCAGCCACATGAGCGATCCACGCGTGCGCTCTGGCAGCGGGCAGAGCGTCACAGTACGCTGGCAAAGCGGTGTCGTTTCCCACTTGGACGGCGAACTCATCGGCACTCAGCGCCAAATCAGCGTGGAGCTTGTGGCGGGAGCGGTGCAGCTTTTATCGGCTCCTGTTTGA